From Paenibacillus sp. PK3_47, the proteins below share one genomic window:
- a CDS encoding deoxynucleoside kinase, translating to MKHAPFIAVEGPIGAGKTTLATMLAEEFRLPIIKEIVEENPFLDKFYQNMDDWSFQLEMFFLCNRYKQLEDTVNEYINKDKPVISDYHIYKNLIFGERTLKGTKRDKYREIYHVLTDDLPKPDIILFIRADLDTLMARIAKRGRSFEEEISPAYMQQLIEDYDNAMASLAVSEPSTVIITIDGNKVDFVENEQDFITIAAQLKELM from the coding sequence ATGAAACATGCACCTTTTATAGCCGTTGAAGGCCCGATAGGCGCCGGCAAAACCACACTGGCCACCATGCTCGCAGAAGAATTCCGGCTGCCGATCATCAAGGAAATTGTGGAGGAGAACCCGTTCCTGGACAAGTTCTATCAGAATATGGACGATTGGAGCTTCCAGCTCGAAATGTTCTTTCTCTGCAACCGGTACAAGCAGCTTGAGGATACCGTGAACGAGTACATAAATAAGGATAAACCGGTCATTTCCGATTATCATATTTATAAGAACCTGATTTTTGGCGAGCGTACGCTCAAGGGAACCAAACGCGACAAGTACCGCGAGATTTACCATGTGCTGACCGATGATCTGCCGAAGCCGGACATTATTCTTTTTATCCGTGCGGATCTGGATACCCTGATGGCCCGGATCGCCAAACGCGGCCGTTCGTTCGAAGAAGAAATTTCACCTGCATACATGCAGCAGTTAATAGAAGATTATGATAACGCCATGGCCTCACTCGCTGTGAGTGAACCGTCTACCGTTATTATAACGATCGATGGCAACAAGGTTGATTTTGTGGAGAATGAACAAGACTTCATTACAATCGCCGCACAATTAAAGGAGCTGATGTAA
- a CDS encoding deoxynucleoside kinase has protein sequence MNKYNIPDNAIITVAGTVGVGKSTLTGALAERLNFQTSLEQVDHNPYLEKFYHDFERWSFHLQIYFLAERFKEQKKMFELGGGFVQDRSIYEDTGIFAKMHADQGTMSKTDYETYTSLYEAMVMTPYFPHPDVLIYIEGSLPSILTRINERGREMEIQTDVSYWEHMHERYSQWINEFSACPVLRLNIDEYDVKDPASMESILEKVGAAIGRAPVVK, from the coding sequence ATGAACAAATACAACATCCCGGATAATGCGATTATCACAGTGGCCGGCACGGTAGGCGTTGGTAAATCGACACTGACCGGAGCGCTGGCGGAGCGGCTGAACTTCCAGACCTCGCTGGAACAGGTGGATCATAATCCGTATCTGGAGAAGTTCTATCATGATTTCGAGAGATGGAGCTTCCATCTGCAGATCTATTTCCTCGCTGAACGCTTCAAGGAGCAGAAGAAGATGTTCGAGCTGGGCGGCGGATTCGTACAGGACCGTTCGATTTATGAGGACACCGGTATTTTTGCCAAAATGCATGCGGATCAGGGGACCATGTCGAAGACGGACTACGAAACTTACACCAGCCTGTATGAGGCAATGGTAATGACTCCATATTTCCCGCATCCTGACGTGCTGATCTATATCGAAGGCAGCCTGCCGTCGATTCTAACCCGGATTAATGAACGCGGCCGTGAGATGGAGATCCAGACTGACGTATCCTACTGGGAGCATATGCATGAGCGGTATTCCCAGTGGATCAATGAGTTCAGCGCCTGTCCGGTGCTGCGGCTCAACATTGACGAATATGATGTAAAGGATCCCGCCTCGATGGAGAGCATTCTGGAGAAGGTGGGGGCGGCCATTGGCCGGGCTCCGGTGGTGAAGTAG